GAAAAAATAGATGATTAGATCCACGCTCCGCTTGTTGCAACACAGTTGAACCAATTCCTGCGTAGGTTTGCGCCTATGAAGTGGTGGGCGTACGTCTGGTCCTTACATCTGCTGATGCTGGTTCTGTTGCCGTGCCGGGAACAACCCCTCCGGCTCCGGGCGGAAGCAGGCGTGCAGGTGGAGGCCTCCCTACCGCACGAGCAGGCTCACGACGACGCCCTGTGCTCCCCCCTCTGTAGTTGTGCCTGTTGTGCACATGCGGTACAGGCTGCTTTCGGTGTAGTCGCCTTGCCGCCTCATCCTGCCGTGAACGCATCCTTTCGTTCACGTGATGTGTCTGGGCAATCGACCCATACGGCCCATTTCTGGCACCCCCCACAGTAATTCTCGCTGACTCCAGCGCCTTTCGGCGTCCGTGTACATGTTCGAAGCACCCGCCCGTGGGACGGAGTGCTCCGTGTGGTTTTACCTACCCTTTTTTCAGCGATGCTCGATCGACTCATTCACTTTTCCATTCACCATAAATTAATCATTGGCCTCTTTACCCTAGGTTTGGTGGCCTGGGGCCTCTACTCGGTGACGCAGCTACCCGTGGACGCGGTGCCCGACATCACCAATAACCAAGTTCAGGTCATTACGCCCAGTCCCTCCTTGGCCGCCCAGGAAGTGGAACAGCTCATCACCTTTCCGGTGGAGCTGACCATGGCCACGATTCCGGACGTGGAAGAGATTCGTTCGTTTTCCCGTTTTGGGCTCTCGGTGGTCACGATCGTCTTCGAAGAAGGCGTCGACATCTACTGGGCCCGCCAGCAGGTCAGCGAGCGGCTGGCCGAGGCGGCCGCCCAGATCCCCGCCGGGGTCAGTCGACCCGCCCTAGCTCCCATCTCCACCGGACTGGGTGAGATCTACCAATACCTGCTGCGGCCCCAACCCGGCTATGAAGCGCAGTATACGGCCATGGAGCTACGCACCTTGCAGGATTGGATCGTACGCCGTGGCCTGCTGGGCACGCCGGGCGTGGCGGACGTGAGCAGCTTCGGGGGTTATTTAAAACAGTACGAAATTGCGGTAGACCCCGCTCGGCTGCGCAGCCTGAACCTGACGTTGCAGG
The sequence above is a segment of the Catalinimonas alkaloidigena genome. Coding sequences within it:
- a CDS encoding DUF6660 family protein — its product is MKWWAYVWSLHLLMLVLLPCREQPLRLRAEAGVQVEASLPHEQAHDDALCSPLCSCACCAHAVQAAFGVVALPPHPAVNASFRSRDVSGQSTHTAHFWHPPQ